In Clostridium sp. DL-VIII, the following proteins share a genomic window:
- a CDS encoding pyridoxamine 5'-phosphate oxidase family protein — protein MINEKLLEVISHEGVVAIVSWNKEEAHVVNTWHSYLNVTEDGRLLIPAAGMRRTQKNVEGNNRVKVTLGSKEVMGYKYMGTGFLIEGTAKFVESGSDFEMMKDKFPFLSRVLEITVVSAKQTI, from the coding sequence ATGATAAACGAAAAATTACTTGAAGTTATTTCACATGAAGGGGTAGTAGCAATTGTATCTTGGAACAAGGAAGAGGCTCACGTAGTTAATACTTGGCATTCATATCTTAATGTAACTGAAGATGGTAGATTATTAATACCAGCAGCAGGAATGAGAAGAACACAAAAAAATGTAGAAGGAAATAACAGAGTTAAAGTTACCTTAGGTAGTAAAGAAGTGATGGGTTACAAATATATGGGAACAGGATTCTTGATTGAAGGAACAGCAAAATTTGTTGAGTCTGGATCAGACTTTGAAATGATGAAAGATAAATTCCCATTCTTAAGCAGAGTTTTAGAAATAACAGTCGTATCTGCGAAACAAACAATTTAG
- a CDS encoding PLP-dependent aminotransferase family protein, with protein sequence MIVLDINLEAPLYLQIYKQLKEQIISGEISEGQKLPSTRKLSTSLNVSRNTVENAYMQLSSEGYIKSKAGSGFIAQKLDTPTILKQEKIDIRTSDFSKSNIIDNNINLSDYNPYSGDGYDYKYNFEYGKLSSEDFPLRIWKRVSNKCLSTVNSEDMTSYSSSTGEIDLQKEIMNYLKASRGVSCTPSQIIISSGSEYCLSLLSQLFRGSFDEIAVEDPGYSGAKDIFINNGYKAIPISLEDDGINVNELETTKARIVYTTPSHQFPTGVVIPIAKRLKLLDWAKRKNGIIIEDDYDSEFRYNSKPIPSMQSIDSNDSVIYIGTFSKCFSPSLRMNYMVLPKQWLERYYRHFKMYQTPVPLIHQKIMQQFMHLGHFERHLHKIYLINKRKHDILIQTIQNLMGHNVSIYVKNAGLHILLQVNNGLTEEELINKAKDHGVKVYPVSFFWIKKENYSNNMVLLGFGGMLENDIIEGIKLLNKAWFTS encoded by the coding sequence ATGATTGTATTAGATATAAATTTAGAAGCCCCATTATATTTACAAATTTACAAGCAGTTAAAAGAACAAATAATTTCTGGTGAAATTTCAGAAGGACAAAAACTCCCTTCAACAAGAAAGTTATCAACTTCATTAAATGTTAGTAGAAATACCGTAGAAAATGCTTATATGCAGCTTTCCTCAGAGGGATATATAAAAAGTAAAGCTGGAAGCGGATTTATTGCTCAAAAATTAGACACTCCTACAATATTAAAGCAAGAAAAAATAGATATTAGAACATCTGATTTTTCTAAATCCAATATAATTGACAATAACATTAACCTTAGCGATTATAATCCTTACTCTGGTGACGGGTACGACTATAAATATAATTTTGAATATGGGAAATTAAGTTCTGAGGATTTTCCTTTGCGTATATGGAAGAGAGTTTCAAATAAATGCTTATCAACAGTAAATTCTGAAGATATGACATCATATAGTTCAAGCACAGGAGAAATTGACCTACAAAAAGAAATAATGAATTATTTAAAAGCCTCAAGAGGTGTCTCCTGTACTCCATCACAAATAATTATTTCATCAGGTTCAGAATATTGCCTTAGTCTATTATCCCAGCTTTTCAGAGGATCTTTTGATGAGATAGCTGTAGAAGACCCTGGCTATAGTGGTGCAAAAGACATTTTTATTAATAATGGTTACAAAGCTATTCCTATTAGTTTAGAGGATGACGGGATTAATGTTAATGAATTAGAGACTACGAAAGCAAGGATAGTCTACACAACACCATCTCATCAGTTTCCTACAGGGGTAGTAATACCAATTGCTAAAAGATTAAAACTGCTAGATTGGGCAAAGCGAAAAAATGGGATTATTATTGAAGATGATTATGATAGCGAGTTCAGATATAATTCCAAACCTATACCTTCAATGCAAAGTATTGACTCAAATGACTCCGTTATATATATAGGTACTTTTTCAAAATGCTTCTCTCCTAGTTTACGCATGAATTATATGGTTTTGCCTAAGCAATGGTTAGAAAGATATTATCGTCATTTTAAAATGTATCAAACTCCAGTGCCATTGATTCATCAAAAAATAATGCAGCAATTTATGCATCTGGGTCACTTTGAGAGACATTTACATAAAATATATCTTATAAATAAAAGAAAACATGATATTCTAATTCAAACAATTCAAAACTTAATGGGCCATAATGTTTCTATTTATGTTAAAAATGCTGGTTTACATATATTATTACAAGTGAATAATGGATTGACTGAAGAAGAGTTAATTAATAAAGCTAAAGATCATGGTGTTAAGGTATATCCTGTTTCTTTTTTCTGGATAAAAAAAGAGAATTATTCTAATAATATGGTTCTTCTTGGATTTGGTGGAATGCTCGAAAATGATATTATTGAAGGTATAAAACTTCTAAACAAAGCGTGGTTTACCAGCTAA